A part of Ziziphus jujuba cultivar Dongzao chromosome 8, ASM3175591v1 genomic DNA contains:
- the LOC107414311 gene encoding pectinesterase inhibitor 4, with translation MEAHTFTTIFLILLANTLLLFIANAQTVSTASSSPPQSQKNFIKTACNSTTDPQFCYKSLSPLASKIQSNPKKLCIYALTQALGTTKTFSSAVKKLKKTKGITHMDAEIIDDCLNNIKDSISALQQSLSTMKALNGTDTESHLGDIRTWVSAAITDDDTCTDGFDDEEQTGTQTSSSATLKKQIKKNISAVAKSTSNALALINNLSPTY, from the coding sequence ATGGAAGCTCACACTTTCACTACAATATTCCTAATTCTCCTAGCCAACACTCTTCTCCTATTCATAGCAAATGCTCAAACAGTCTCAACGGCTTCTAGTTCTCCTCCTCAATCCCAGAAGAATTTCATCAAAACGGCTTGCAATTCCACCACAGACCCACAATTCTGCTACAAATCTCTCTCTCCCTTAGCCTctaaaatccaatccaatcctaAAAAACTTTGCATCTACGCCCTCACACAAGCACTTGgaacaacaaaaacattttcttcCGCGGTGAAAAAGCTGAAAAAGACCAAAGGAATCACCCATATGGACGCCGAGATCATCGACGATTGCTTAAACAACATCAAAGACTCCATATCCGCACTCCAACAATCGTTGAGTACCATGAAGGCCCTCAACGGTACGGATACAGAATCTCATTTGGGAGATATAAGGACTTGGGTTAGCGCCGCCATAACAGATGACGATACGTGCACAGATGGGTTTGATGACGAGGAACAAACCGGTACTCAAACCAGCAGTTCGGCGACGCTGAAGAAGCAGATTAAGAAGAACATTTCAGCCGTTGCTAAATCCACTAGCAACGCTCTGGCTCTCATCAACAACCTCAGTCCCACATACTAG